In Cicer arietinum cultivar CDC Frontier isolate Library 1 chromosome 1, Cicar.CDCFrontier_v2.0, whole genome shotgun sequence, one DNA window encodes the following:
- the CYP81E4 gene encoding isoflavone 3'-hydroxylase-like yields the protein MTPLLYYSLLSITFIITIKIIIQIQSRKLKNLPPGPPTIPIIGNLHQLKHPMHHTFTTLSQKYGDVLSLWFGSRLVVVVSSPSLVQECFNKNDIVLANRPQLLAGKYIFYNYTTLGSSSYGDHWRNLRRITAIDVLSNNRLNSFLGVRTDETNRLIQKLLNDTVSDQGFTKVELRHRLTEMTFNGMMMMISGKRYYGDDRDVTDVEEAKQFRDIISEIMSLLGANKSEFLPFLRLFDLDDLTKRYKKIAKRADAFLQGLIEEHQSGNQSNGDTMIDHLLNLRKSQPEYYSDHMIKGLIQAMLLAGTDTSAVTIEWVMSELLNHPDVLNKAKEEIETQIGKDKLIEEHDLSKLPYLQNIINETLRLHPPAPLSLPHYSSEDFTLGGFNVPKDTIILTNVWAIHRDPKYWSDASSFKPERFEIDGELNKLIAFGLGRRACPGQSLAHRTVGLTLGLLIQCFEWKRETEEKIDLREGKGLTMPMGVPLKAMCKPLPIANYIIS from the exons ATGACACCCTTATTGTATTACTCTCTCCTCTCTATAACCTTCATCATAACCATCAAAATAATTATCCAAATCCAATCAAGAAAGCTAAAAAACCTTCCACCTGGTCCACCAACAATTCCCATAATTGGCAACCTCCACCAATTAAAACACCCTATGCACCACACCTTCACAACACTATCTCAAAAATATGGTGATGTACTTTCACTATGGTTTGGTTCACGTTTAGTTGTCGTTGTCTCTTCACCTTCTTTAGTTCAAGAATGCTTTAATAAAAACGATATTGTTTTAGCAAACCGACCACAGTTGTTAGCTGGAAAATACATCTTTTACAACTATACCACCTTAGGTTCCTCTTCTTACGGAGACCATTGGCGTAACCTACGTCGTATAACAGCTATTGATGTTCTCTCAAACAATCGTCTTAACTCCTTCTTAGGAGTTCGAACAGACGAAACAAATAGACTTATACAAAAGCTTCTAAACGACACTGTTTCTGATCAAGGTTTTACAAAAGTGGAACTAAGACATAGACTAACGGAGATGACGTTTAATggtatgatgatgatgatatctGGAAAAAGGTATTATGGAGATGACAGAGACGTGACGGATGTTGAAGAAGCAAAACAATTTAGAGATATAATAAGTGAGATAATGTCTTTGTTAGGTGCTAATAAGAGTGAATTTTTGCCTTTTTTGAGGTTGTTTGATCTTGATGATTTGACGAAGAGGTACAAGAAGATTGCCAAAAGGGCTGATGCATTTTTGCAGGGACTTATTGAGGAACATCAAAGTGGAAATCAAAGTAATGGAGATACTATGATTGATCACCTTTTGAATTTAAGGAAGTCACAACCTGAGTATTATTCTGATCACATGATCAAAGGTCTTATCCAG GCTATGCTTCTTGCGGGAACAGACACGTCAGCTGTGACAATAGAATGGGTGATGTCTGAATTATTGAACCATCCAGATGTTTTGAACAAAGCAAAAGAAGAAATAGAAACTCAAATTGGAAAAGACAAATTAATAGAAGAACATGATTTATCAAAACTCCCATACCTACAAAACATAATCAATGAGACACTTCGATTGCATCCACCAGCTCCACTATCATTGCCACATTATTCTTCTGAAGATTTTACTCTTGGAGGATTCAATGTTCCAAAAGATACCATAATATTGACTAATGTTTGGGCTATTCATAGAGATCCAAAATATTGGAGTGATGCTTCGAGTTTTAAGCCCGAGAGATTTGAAATAGATGGGGAACTAAACAAATTGATTGCATTTGGATTAGGAAGAAGGGCTTGTCCAGGACAAAGTTTGGCCCATCGTACGGTGGGCTTGACATTGGGCTTGTTGATTCAATGCTTTGAATGGAAACGTGAAACcgaagaaaaaattgatttgaggGAGGGCAAAGGACTCACCATGCCAATGGGTGTTCCACTCAAGGCCATGTGTAAACCACTACCTATTGCCAATTATATTATAAGCTGA